CTCTGCTGCAAGAACGTTGGCAAGGCGAGCGACGGCTTTGACTCTCGGAACCCAATCGCCGGCCATGCCATCACTGCCGATCATCGGTTCACAGGCCGATGAAGAGCCTCAGCTTGGCGAGCTCAATCTGGCCGATAATGAAATTGTGGATGCAACCGCACTTTCCGGCTTGACCTCGCTGACCACGTTGGACCTCTCCGGTAATCAGATCAGCGATATCAGCCCGCTCAGCGATCTGCAAAATCTGACCAAGCTGAATATTGCTAATAACAAGGTCACCGATATCAGCCCACTCTCCGGCCTGTCCAAGCTCACCTCGCTCAACATCGACGACAACCAGATCGAGAACGTCAAACCGCTCGCCGCATTGAACGGGTTGACCAATCTGAGCCTAAGCGGAAACCACATCGACGACACCAAGCCGCTGACCGGACTGTCTGGTCTCACGACGTTCGATCTGAAGAACCAGAGCCTGAGCGTCACGGTGGAATCCCTGTCGCCGGCGACCATCGACCTGCCGACCATGAACAGGGTCGACTCCGCCAACGCCACCTGCGCGCCCACCGGATGCTCGGTCTCCGTCGCCGCGATGCAAAAATCCAGCGGATACCGTGCGGTGGTGAACTATCCGAAGAATATTAAGGAAGGAACGCTCAGCTTCGACGAAACCGGAGCGCTGGGGAGCGCGACCGGCGTCATCAGCGGCATCATCACGCTGAAGCTCTCCAAATCCGGAGAGGCCGACGGGTCCAAGCCCACGCAACCGGGCACAGGCCAGCCGGGCCAACAGCCCCAGAAACCGGAGTCTCACCCATCAGCACCCGACAGGCACAACGACGGCACCCATTCGCAGCAGGACAAGGGGCATGCAGCCCAAGGCATCGCCTCCACGGGAAGCACGGTGGCAGCCATGGCGATAGCGGCCGCAACGTTGTTCGTCGCGGGACTGTCGCTGACGATCGTGCGGCACCGTTACACCCCACGGCACAAACCGATGACGCTCGGTAGATAACCGGACGATTGGCCTATTCCGGCCAAATACCTCGGAGACGAAGGCAATCCCACCCATTTATCGCTTTCGTTTCCGGGGTTTAACCCCGTTCCGCAGACCTACCCCGCGAACCCAGGCCACCAACAACGCCACCAACAACGCCACCAACAATAGGGAGGAGAGCCATATCCAGCAGCGAACCGCAAGACTTCACAACCCATGCGCTTTCCCGCCATATCGGCCTTCCGACCGGGCAAAGCACGAAGATATCTCCAACCGATCACCGAGACATCGTTTGATGCACAATCACCGATAACTCAATAATCAGATACCATCCAATATTCGGTAGTTGAGCCACGTAGACGTGGACTCCGTAACCGAACTCAAAGAAGACAACAGAAGAGCAAAGAGGACACCATGGACGCCAGACACGCCACCAGAAAACCGCATTCCCACAAAATCGTCATCGCAGCGATAGCCGCCATAACCGGCCTGGCCATGCTCATCCCGACCGGGGCGCAGGCCATGCAGCCACAGGCCGTGCCGCAGACGCCGCAGGCCGAGCAGACCACGCAGGTCCGGTCCCAAGCGAAAGCACCCGTCCAGGCCCGAAAGACGCAGAACACGGCGGCATTGAAACGGACCCCCACCCCGTTGGATTACAACTGCACCATCGGCACCAGCACCATCGCCGAATGCTTCCCCGACCCAGTACTCGCGGCTGACATCGCCCAAAAAGAATCAACCACCATCAGCGCAGCATTCACCCAAGCTATGATCGACCATACCACCCAACTAAATCTTGGTCATCGGCTCGTTTCACCAACCATCAGCAATCTTCAAGGCATCGAAGAGTTCACCAACCTCACCGAGCTCGACCTCGCGTACAACAAGGTCAGCGACCTCACACCAGTGAAAGGACTCACCAACCTCACCAAGCTCTACCTCTCAAACGACAAGGTCAGCGACCTCACACCAGTGAAAGGACTCACCAACCTCACCGAGCTCGACCTTGCCGGCAACAAGGTCAGCGACCTCACACCAGTGAAAGGACTCACCAACCTCACCAAGCTCTACCTCACAGATGACAAGGTCAGTGACCTCACACCACTCGCCAACCTCACCAACCTCACCAAGCTCTACCTAACCGGTAACCAAGTAAGCGACCTCACCCCACTCAAAGGTCTCATCAACCTCACCTACCTCGACCTCTCATTCAGCCAGGTCCGCGATCTCACACCACTCGCCAACCTCACCAACCTCACCAACCTCGACCTTACATATATCGAGGTCAGTGACCTCACGCCACTCGCCAACCTCACCAACCTCACCAAACTCGTCCTCGATATGGATCAGGTCAGTGACCTCACGCCACTCACCAACCTCACCAACCTCACCAGACTCGGCCTCAACTACAATCAGGTCAGTGACCTCACGCCACTCACCAACCTCACCAACCTCACCAACCTCGACCTTAGGAACCAGAAGTTAGAACTTCAGCAGGCGACCTCATGGCCGATGACGATCGAGACCGCGAAGGCGGCCGACGGCAGCCACATCACCCCCACGCTGAATCCCGCAGCCGGAACATACAACTCTTCCACGGGCATAGCTTCATGGACGCAGCAGCAGATGAATGGCAAGGACACCGCTAAACTCACTTTCAGCCAAAATGTCACCATCGGCACAAAGACAACCCTGTTCTCCGGCCAAATCACCCGTAAGCCGGCAGCACCGCAAGTGACCCACACGGTCACCTTCGACCCCAACAACGGCAACGCCGCCACCACGACCGAGGTTAACGACGGCGACCCTGTAGCCAAGCCGACAACCGACCCGACACGAGCACACTACACATTCAAGGGATGGCAAATTACCCGTGACGGCACAACCACCGACTACGACTTCGACGCCCCGGTCACCGCCGACCTCACCCTCACCGCCAAGTGGGAGCAAATCACCCACACCGTCACCTTCGACCCTAACGACGGCGAGACCGCCACCACGGCCGAGGTGAACGACGGCGAGACCGTAGCCAAGCCGACAACCGACCCGACACGGGCACACTACACGTTCAAGGGATGGCAAATTACCCGTGACGGCACAACCACCGACTACGACTTCGACGCCCCGGTC
The window above is part of the Bifidobacterium sp. ESL0704 genome. Proteins encoded here:
- a CDS encoding InlB B-repeat-containing protein, encoding MDARHATRKPHSHKIVIAAIAAITGLAMLIPTGAQAMQPQAVPQTPQAEQTTQVRSQAKAPVQARKTQNTAALKRTPTPLDYNCTIGTSTIAECFPDPVLAADIAQKESTTISAAFTQAMIDHTTQLNLGHRLVSPTISNLQGIEEFTNLTELDLAYNKVSDLTPVKGLTNLTKLYLSNDKVSDLTPVKGLTNLTELDLAGNKVSDLTPVKGLTNLTKLYLTDDKVSDLTPLANLTNLTKLYLTGNQVSDLTPLKGLINLTYLDLSFSQVRDLTPLANLTNLTNLDLTYIEVSDLTPLANLTNLTKLVLDMDQVSDLTPLTNLTNLTRLGLNYNQVSDLTPLTNLTNLTNLDLRNQKLELQQATSWPMTIETAKAADGSHITPTLNPAAGTYNSSTGIASWTQQQMNGKDTAKLTFSQNVTIGTKTTLFSGQITRKPAAPQVTHTVTFDPNNGNAATTTEVNDGDPVAKPTTDPTRAHYTFKGWQITRDGTTTDYDFDAPVTADLTLTAKWEQITHTVTFDPNDGETATTAEVNDGETVAKPTTDPTRAHYTFKGWQITRDGTTTDYDFDAPVTADLTLTAKWEQITHTVTFDPNDGETATTAEVNDGETVAKPTTDPTRAHYTFKGWQITRDGTATDYDFDAPVTADLTLTAKWEQITHTVTFDTGTDASTLDPMTVNDGDPVGTVTNPTREHYTFKGWQTKTGETYTDYDLNTPVTGDLTLYAKWERDPDPTPDPTPTPDPTPTPTPDPAPTPTPAPTPDPTPTPTPTPTPAPKPEQHKKDHPKTDSKPKTETATKPQSVLARTGNVVIPAVLTAVALLLPGLAIAVTARTKKRSE